The following nucleotide sequence is from Acetivibrio cellulolyticus CD2.
ATGGACTGAAAATGTTTATACTATTATAAATATCCTCAAATATTTTTAACATATACTACTCCTTCTGTTTATAGGTATTCAAAATTTAAATTTAATAAATTGTTTCACGTGAAACAATTTATTAAATTTAGTATGTTTTATATAATTTTTAAGTATATAGCCTATATTGCGCTAAATTTATTTTTAAGACGTTTATATATGTTTTAATGTATTTATATTAACTTACCTCAAAAACGAGCTTAAAATTAATTATACAAGCTACCTTTATTTCCCATTTTTTTGAATATATCCAATATTCTTTCTAGTTCATCATTTGAATAATACTCAATCATTATTTTCCCCTTTTTATTATTATTAAATAACTTCACTTTTGTTCCGAGAATCTTCTTTAATTCATCTTCAATTTGAACAATATTTTCATCTTCATTTATAACTTTTTTTACTTCTTTCTTTTGTGCAAGTAACTTTTTAACTAAACTTTCAGTATCTCTAACATTCAAATTCTTTTCGATTATTTCACTACAAACCTTTTCTTGCATTTCTTTATCTTCAATTGATAATAATGCTCTAGCATGTCCGCTACTTATTTCACCATTAATAAGATATTCCTTTACTTTTTCACCAAGTGCTAAAAGCCTGATTATATTTGCTATTGTTGATCTGTTCTTTCCTATTGATTTAGAAAGTTCTTCTTGAGTCATTTTATATTCATTTATCAGTCTCTCATATGCTTCCGCTTCTTCAATAGGGTTTAAATCTTCTCTTTGTATGTTTTCAATTAATGCCATCTCCATAACCTGTTTATTAGAGATATCCTTCAAAATAACAGGGACATTAGTCAAACCAGCCATTCTTGCTGCTCTCCATCTTCTTTCTCCGGCAACAATTTTGTATATATTTTCTTCTTTTCTTACTATTATAGGCTGCACTATGCC
It contains:
- a CDS encoding ParB/RepB/Spo0J family partition protein; the encoded protein is MNKKGLGKGLGALISTANEETENGIMELRVNEIEPNVGQPRKKFDDEKLIQLSDSIKQHGIVQPIIVRKEENIYKIVAGERRWRAARMAGLTNVPVILKDISNKQVMEMALIENIQREDLNPIEEAEAYERLINEYKMTQEELSKSIGKNRSTIANIIRLLALGEKVKEYLINGEISSGHARALLSIEDKEMQEKVCSEIIEKNLNVRDTESLVKKLLAQKKEVKKVINEDENIVQIEDELKKILGTKVKLFNNNKKGKIMIEYYSNDELERILDIFKKMGNKGSLYN